The proteins below come from a single Kitasatospora sp. NBC_00315 genomic window:
- the tgmA gene encoding putative ATP-grasp-modified RiPP → MSNFTDDRAISPPAPWGITRMEPYPDADPLPALTAVIDPQTQVAVYVDDQGRTVEMGAHGTSTNTSTPTSTGGGDGQGSNPSTDQDSIPSNDQDQGTG, encoded by the coding sequence TTGAGCAACTTCACCGATGATCGCGCCATCAGTCCGCCGGCCCCGTGGGGGATCACCCGCATGGAGCCGTATCCCGACGCCGACCCCCTCCCGGCCCTCACGGCGGTGATCGATCCGCAGACTCAGGTAGCCGTGTACGTGGACGACCAGGGTCGCACTGTCGAGATGGGTGCACACGGCACCAGCACCAACACCAGCACGCCGACCAGTACGGGCGGCGGCGACGGACAGGGCTCGAACCCCTCTACCGACCAGGACAGCATTCCGTCCAACGACCAGGACCAGGGCACGGGCTGA
- a CDS encoding DUF397 domain-containing protein, producing the protein MPNHWQKSTSSTQDGGNSVEVIANSDGMIEIRESETPGETIVTTPKKFALWIEGVKRGEFDHFAA; encoded by the coding sequence ATGCCGAACCACTGGCAGAAGTCGACGAGTAGCACCCAGGACGGCGGGAACTCGGTGGAGGTCATCGCCAACAGCGACGGCATGATCGAGATCCGCGAGTCCGAAACGCCCGGCGAGACCATCGTCACGACGCCGAAGAAGTTCGCGCTGTGGATCGAAGGCGTGAAGCGGGGTGAGTTCGACCACTTCGCGGCCTAG
- the tgmB gene encoding ATP-grasp ribosomal peptide maturase: MSGDQRRAVLVLTNTYDATADTVLRILAERRVPVVRVDPGADLYDGASLTARYGRSSRRGTLRTSSREIDLSNIRSVWMRRPSPYEAPPGITGHDAKFAGAQAFWGTGGVLASLTEAQYVNHPWRVRNAEYKPAQLTAAQLSGFLVPDTVITTDPREAREFCADQPTGAVYKPLWDSRYRDPAGAARQVWVREVGPQDITDAVAACPHLFQAKVPKAFDVRLTVVGERQFAARIDGPELDWRRRQDLLAYEPVAVPASVTAAVTSYLTTLDLVFGAFDFAVTESGEWYFLECNPNGQWAWLPPVLSGPIALALADRLQRGPDA, translated from the coding sequence ATGTCCGGCGATCAACGTCGGGCGGTACTGGTCCTCACCAACACGTACGACGCGACGGCTGACACGGTGCTCCGCATTCTGGCCGAACGCCGAGTACCGGTGGTCCGTGTGGACCCGGGCGCCGATCTGTACGACGGCGCCTCGCTCACCGCCCGCTACGGACGGAGCAGTCGGCGAGGCACCCTCCGCACGTCGAGCAGAGAGATCGACCTGTCGAACATCCGATCAGTCTGGATGCGTCGGCCGTCGCCGTACGAGGCGCCGCCCGGCATCACCGGGCATGACGCCAAGTTCGCCGGTGCGCAGGCGTTCTGGGGCACCGGCGGCGTCCTCGCGTCACTGACGGAAGCACAGTACGTCAACCACCCGTGGCGCGTCCGGAACGCCGAGTACAAACCGGCGCAGCTCACGGCGGCGCAGTTGAGCGGATTCCTGGTGCCCGACACGGTCATCACCACGGATCCCCGGGAAGCTCGTGAGTTCTGCGCCGATCAACCCACCGGCGCGGTCTACAAGCCACTCTGGGACAGCCGCTACCGGGACCCCGCCGGTGCAGCCCGACAGGTCTGGGTCCGCGAGGTGGGTCCGCAGGACATCACTGACGCCGTCGCAGCCTGCCCGCACCTGTTTCAGGCGAAGGTGCCGAAAGCCTTCGACGTACGGCTGACGGTGGTGGGCGAAAGACAGTTCGCCGCTCGGATCGACGGCCCCGAACTCGACTGGCGCCGCCGGCAGGACCTTCTGGCCTACGAGCCGGTGGCCGTCCCCGCGTCGGTCACGGCGGCAGTCACCTCCTACCTCACCACACTGGATCTCGTCTTCGGGGCGTTCGACTTCGCCGTGACCGAGAGCGGGGAGTGGTACTTCCTCGAATGCAACCCGAACGGGCAGTGGGCCTGGCTGCCACCCGTACTGTCCGGGCCGATCGCCCTCGCCCTTGCCGACCGACTTCAGAGAGGTCCCGACGCGTGA
- a CDS encoding helix-turn-helix domain-containing protein, which produces MALRAHISERQRRYGAEVRRLRLDADIRVQEAAAHVGMRGPQLNHIEAARTGLDEQRLRLLAAFYGCEDETYLDLLATLGASDGKGWWSPYKRKVPTFALDLAELEHWATSAYLNYETFFIPGLLQTEDYIRNLFENGDTSLSAEQIDDAVQFRLARQEALTGRTNFRFVIHEAALLMAFAGKAVMRLQLAHLLQMWERPNVTIQIYPFSVRATPPYSGPFLITEPASRLLSTVVIDHPGASEFTETTEALEKYRGRFDDLSRLALPSGNSRKSSQPNSGRDSWGIVQHIKHSLELER; this is translated from the coding sequence GTGGCTCTGCGAGCACACATCAGCGAACGTCAACGGCGCTACGGCGCCGAGGTGCGCCGGCTCCGACTGGACGCCGACATACGAGTGCAGGAGGCCGCCGCACATGTCGGCATGCGCGGTCCGCAGCTGAACCACATCGAGGCGGCTCGAACCGGGCTGGACGAACAACGGCTGCGCCTGCTGGCCGCCTTCTACGGCTGCGAGGACGAGACCTACCTCGACCTCCTCGCAACATTGGGCGCGAGCGACGGAAAGGGCTGGTGGAGTCCGTACAAGCGAAAGGTCCCGACCTTCGCGCTCGATCTCGCCGAGCTGGAGCACTGGGCGACCAGCGCATACCTCAACTACGAGACGTTCTTCATCCCCGGGCTGCTCCAGACCGAGGACTACATTCGGAATCTGTTCGAGAACGGGGACACCTCACTGTCTGCCGAACAGATCGACGACGCGGTGCAGTTCCGCCTCGCCAGGCAGGAGGCGCTCACCGGCCGCACGAACTTCCGGTTCGTGATTCACGAGGCGGCTCTCCTGATGGCCTTCGCAGGAAAGGCAGTGATGCGTCTGCAACTCGCGCACCTGCTGCAGATGTGGGAGAGGCCGAACGTAACGATTCAGATCTACCCTTTCAGCGTCAGGGCGACGCCGCCGTACAGTGGCCCGTTTCTCATCACGGAGCCGGCCTCCCGCCTGCTCTCGACGGTGGTGATCGATCACCCTGGCGCATCCGAATTCACCGAGACGACCGAGGCGCTGGAGAAGTACCGGGGCAGGTTCGACGATCTCAGCCGACTGGCGCTGCCGTCCGGGAACTCTAGAAAATCCTCACAGCCCAACTCCGGCCGGGATTCGTGGGGGATCGTCCAGCACATCAAACACAGCCTCGAATTGGAAAGGTGA
- a CDS encoding demethylmenaquinone methyltransferase: MTRASLDKQPHEVAAMFDDVAAKYDRTNDVLSLGQARAWRRAVAEAVDAAPGQLVLDLGAGTGTSSLPFQEAGARVVPCDFSVGMLGEGKRRHPELPLTAGDATRLPFADDSFDAVTISFALRNVQDTAAALSEMHRVAKPGGKVVICEFSTPTWTPLRTVYTEYLMRALPPVATAVSSNPDAYVYLAESIRAWPDQPGLATLLQEAGWSRVAWRNLTGGIVALHRGFKAAPAVPPKRTHNS; encoded by the coding sequence GTGACCCGAGCCTCCCTGGACAAGCAGCCGCACGAAGTCGCCGCGATGTTCGACGACGTCGCGGCCAAGTACGACCGTACGAACGACGTGCTCTCCCTCGGCCAGGCCCGCGCCTGGCGGCGCGCGGTGGCGGAGGCGGTGGACGCCGCGCCGGGGCAGCTGGTCCTGGACCTCGGCGCCGGCACCGGCACGTCCTCGCTGCCGTTCCAGGAGGCCGGTGCCCGCGTCGTCCCCTGCGACTTCTCGGTGGGCATGCTCGGCGAGGGCAAGCGCCGCCACCCCGAACTGCCGCTCACCGCCGGCGACGCGACGAGGCTCCCGTTCGCGGACGACTCCTTCGACGCCGTGACGATCTCCTTCGCGCTGCGCAACGTCCAGGACACCGCGGCCGCGCTGAGCGAGATGCACCGGGTCGCCAAGCCCGGCGGCAAGGTCGTCATCTGCGAGTTCTCCACCCCGACCTGGACGCCCCTGCGGACGGTCTACACCGAGTACCTGATGCGCGCGCTGCCGCCGGTGGCCACCGCGGTCAGCAGCAACCCGGACGCGTACGTCTACCTCGCCGAGTCGATCCGGGCCTGGCCCGACCAGCCGGGCCTGGCCACCCTGCTGCAGGAGGCCGGCTGGTCGAGGGTCGCCTGGCGCAACCTCACCGGCGGGATCGTGGCGCTGCACCGGGGCTTCAAGGCCGCCCCGGCGGTCCCACCGAAGCGCACGCACAACTCGTAG
- a CDS encoding MazG-like family protein: protein MDSTIWDSVDRLVAWLDDRSPVGPEQERLLRIIKLSEEVGEVGQAVIGATGQNPRKGVTHSWEDVQHELCDVVFAALVALRTLTPDARGVFEERLAYVERRSLTSREHGGAGAGDT, encoded by the coding sequence ATGGACAGCACCATCTGGGACAGCGTCGACCGCCTGGTCGCCTGGCTGGACGATCGGAGCCCGGTCGGCCCGGAGCAGGAACGCCTGCTGCGGATCATCAAGCTGTCCGAGGAGGTCGGCGAGGTCGGACAGGCCGTGATCGGGGCCACCGGGCAGAACCCGCGCAAGGGCGTCACGCACAGCTGGGAGGACGTCCAGCACGAACTCTGCGACGTGGTGTTCGCCGCGCTGGTCGCGCTCCGCACGCTCACCCCGGACGCCCGCGGGGTGTTCGAGGAGCGGCTGGCCTACGTCGAACGGCGCTCGCTGACCTCCCGGGAGCACGGCGGCGCGGGAGCCGGCGACACGTGA
- the tgmC gene encoding ATP-grasp peptide maturase system methyltransferase yields the protein MTTADALRAAMVEQLTADGVLTDPAWRAAASAVPRETFLPSFFREVPGSNPTGYEPVHEQDPGWLEAVYTNQTLVTQLDGRTRPDADGPGAVTGSPSSSSTLPSLVLRMWQQLEVDDGQRVLEIGTGTGYSTALGAHRLGSRSVTSIEYDPDVATRAAAAIGKTGYSPTLVVGDGLAGHAAGEPYDRLIATCSVRYVPQPWLFQVRPGGKILATLSGWSFGFGLALLTVTEPGCATGRFLPGYTSFMIARPHDRPPRQSITLMPGDERPTRIDPAAISDWTGGWVAQLAAPSAERLGAGGQQILIDFATGSQARTMPSPDGGWTVIQRGPLRLWDQVESSIEAWQREGSPHQEHFGITIDGDGQRVWLGSKDGPTWRLPV from the coding sequence GTGACCACTGCTGACGCACTGCGCGCCGCCATGGTGGAACAACTCACCGCTGACGGCGTACTCACCGACCCTGCGTGGCGGGCCGCCGCTTCGGCCGTCCCGCGTGAGACGTTCCTCCCGTCGTTCTTCCGCGAGGTGCCGGGCAGCAACCCGACCGGCTACGAGCCCGTGCACGAGCAGGACCCCGGCTGGCTCGAAGCCGTCTACACCAACCAGACTCTCGTGACCCAGCTCGACGGCCGCACCCGCCCCGACGCGGATGGTCCCGGAGCGGTCACGGGCTCGCCGTCGTCCTCGTCCACCCTGCCTTCACTCGTACTCCGGATGTGGCAGCAGCTCGAAGTCGACGACGGGCAGCGCGTCCTGGAGATCGGCACGGGCACCGGCTACTCGACGGCGCTCGGCGCGCACCGCCTCGGCAGCCGCAGCGTCACCAGCATCGAGTACGACCCGGACGTGGCGACGCGAGCGGCCGCCGCGATCGGGAAAACGGGCTACAGCCCGACCCTGGTCGTGGGGGACGGGCTCGCCGGTCATGCCGCAGGGGAGCCGTACGACCGACTGATCGCCACCTGTTCCGTCCGGTACGTCCCGCAGCCGTGGCTGTTCCAGGTGCGGCCCGGCGGGAAGATCCTCGCCACGTTGTCCGGGTGGTCGTTCGGCTTCGGGCTGGCTCTGCTCACCGTGACCGAGCCAGGCTGTGCGACAGGCCGGTTCCTTCCCGGATACACCAGCTTCATGATCGCCCGTCCTCACGACCGGCCGCCCCGCCAGAGCATCACGCTCATGCCCGGCGACGAACGGCCGACCCGCATCGATCCGGCCGCGATCAGTGACTGGACCGGCGGGTGGGTCGCCCAACTCGCAGCGCCCTCGGCCGAGCGTCTGGGCGCCGGAGGGCAGCAGATCCTGATCGACTTCGCCACCGGATCCCAGGCCCGGACAATGCCGAGTCCGGACGGAGGGTGGACCGTGATCCAGCGCGGGCCGCTCCGCCTCTGGGACCAGGTCGAGAGCTCGATCGAGGCGTGGCAACGCGAGGGCTCACCCCACCAGGAGCACTTCGGGATCACGATCGACGGCGACGGACAGCGGGTCTGGCTCGGCAGCAAGGACGGACCGACCTGGCGGTTGCCCGTCTGA
- a CDS encoding MFS transporter has protein sequence MRKWLPLTAVCLGAFMLLVDVTIVTVALPDMAAGLHTTFADLQWVMDVYALALAALLLGAGSLADRIGRRRVYVAGLGVFALASLACGLATGPGMLIAFRGLQGIGGAAMFATTMALLSGAYQGRDRGIAFGVWGAVNGAAAAAGPVLGGLLTEHLDWRWIFFVNLPVSIVAVLVTLRVVKESRNPHATGVDVPGMVSFTVFAGALTYALIRVGENGWASVTTFGLLALSVAALLAFLLIELRSSRPMLDLALFRSPAFVGIMLGGLLLSAAAFSYLVYSSLWLQTVRGMGPVTAGLAMLPMSIVAFVAAAVAGKKLHGAPPRFTVGGGLLLIGAGALLQTVIGADSTWAVLAPGLAVAGAGVGLATPAMASVAMAAVPPSRAGMAGGALNTARQLGNALGIAVLGAVFQAGVLGAVRADRTVPEPQRTADALTGGQAGAVIARAPGSAHLVHTAFATGLQDTFVVSGVLGLLGGVAVLALVRPSAAPTGTGTETGTGPGAAVPGQADAREPAQR, from the coding sequence ATGCGTAAGTGGCTACCGCTGACGGCGGTGTGCCTGGGCGCGTTCATGCTGCTGGTCGACGTCACCATCGTGACCGTCGCGCTGCCGGACATGGCGGCCGGCCTGCACACCACCTTCGCCGACCTGCAGTGGGTGATGGACGTCTACGCCCTCGCCCTGGCCGCCCTGCTGCTCGGCGCGGGCTCGCTCGCCGACCGGATCGGCCGCCGCAGGGTGTACGTGGCCGGGCTCGGCGTGTTCGCCCTGGCCTCGCTCGCCTGCGGCCTGGCCACCGGCCCGGGCATGCTGATCGCCTTCCGCGGGCTGCAGGGCATCGGCGGCGCGGCGATGTTCGCCACCACGATGGCCCTGCTCAGCGGCGCCTACCAGGGCCGTGACCGGGGCATCGCGTTCGGCGTCTGGGGCGCGGTGAACGGCGCCGCGGCGGCGGCCGGGCCGGTACTCGGCGGCCTGCTCACCGAGCACCTGGACTGGCGCTGGATCTTCTTCGTCAACCTGCCGGTCAGCATCGTCGCAGTGCTGGTCACCCTGCGGGTGGTGAAGGAGTCGCGCAACCCGCACGCCACCGGCGTGGACGTGCCCGGCATGGTCAGCTTCACCGTGTTCGCGGGCGCCCTGACGTACGCCCTGATCCGGGTCGGCGAGAACGGCTGGGCCTCCGTCACCACCTTCGGCCTGCTGGCGCTCAGCGTCGCCGCACTGCTGGCCTTCCTGCTGATCGAGCTGCGCAGCAGCCGGCCGATGCTGGACCTCGCGCTGTTCCGCAGTCCGGCCTTCGTCGGGATCATGCTGGGCGGACTGCTGCTGTCGGCGGCCGCCTTCTCCTACCTGGTGTACTCCTCGCTCTGGTTGCAGACCGTCCGGGGGATGGGCCCGGTCACCGCCGGGCTCGCGATGCTGCCGATGAGCATCGTGGCCTTCGTGGCCGCCGCCGTCGCCGGCAAGAAGCTGCACGGCGCACCGCCCCGGTTCACCGTCGGCGGCGGTCTGCTGCTGATCGGCGCGGGCGCGCTGCTGCAGACCGTGATCGGCGCCGACTCGACCTGGGCGGTGCTGGCGCCCGGCCTCGCGGTGGCCGGCGCCGGTGTCGGCCTGGCCACGCCCGCGATGGCCTCGGTCGCGATGGCGGCGGTGCCGCCGAGCCGGGCCGGGATGGCCGGCGGCGCGCTCAACACGGCACGCCAGCTGGGCAACGCGCTGGGGATCGCCGTGCTCGGCGCGGTGTTCCAGGCCGGGGTGCTCGGCGCCGTCCGCGCCGACCGTACGGTGCCCGAACCGCAGCGGACCGCCGACGCCCTGACCGGGGGCCAGGCGGGCGCGGTGATCGCCCGGGCGCCCGGGTCCGCGCACCTGGTGCACACCGCCTTCGCCACCGGCCTCCAGGACACCTTCGTGGTGTCGGGGGTGCTGGGGCTGCTGGGCGGGGTGGCCGTGCTGGCCCTGGTCCGCCCGTCGGCGGCGCCCACCGGGACGGGCACCGAAACCGGCACCGGACCGGGCGCGGCGGTGCCCGGACAGGCGGACGCGCGGGAGCCCGCACAGAGGTGA
- a CDS encoding geranylgeranyl reductase family protein: MGESVESTADVIVVGAGPAGSTTAYYLAQAGLDVLLLEKTEFPREKVCGDGLTPRATKQLVDMGIDVSTDNGWLHNKGLRIIGGGVRLELDWPELSSFPDYGLVRKRADFDELLVRQAEKAGARLYERCNVSGPVLDERTGRITGVTAKLGEEKRAVTFRAPLVVAADGNSTRLSLAMGLHRREDRPMGVAYRTYFTSPRHDDDYLESWLELWDTRGGGKQQLPGYGWVFGMGDGTSNVGLGILNSSPAFGELDWREVLKAWCAGMPAEWGYTPENMTDPIRGAALPMAFNRQPHYTRGLLLVGDAGGMVNPFNGEGIAYAMESGQIAAGVVIQANARITDAGRERALQGYPRVLKDVYGGYYTLGRAFVKLIGNPKVMQLATQRGLTHPMLMKFTLKMLANLTDPQGGDAMDRIINGLAKVAPNA, translated from the coding sequence ATCGGCGAGAGCGTGGAGAGCACGGCCGACGTCATCGTGGTCGGCGCCGGCCCGGCGGGCTCCACCACCGCCTACTACCTCGCCCAGGCGGGCCTGGACGTACTCCTGCTGGAGAAGACCGAGTTCCCGCGCGAGAAGGTCTGCGGCGACGGGCTCACCCCGCGCGCCACCAAGCAGCTCGTGGACATGGGCATCGACGTCTCCACCGACAACGGCTGGCTGCACAACAAGGGCCTGCGGATCATCGGCGGCGGTGTCCGGCTGGAGCTGGACTGGCCCGAGCTGTCGTCCTTCCCGGACTACGGACTGGTCCGCAAGCGGGCCGACTTCGACGAGCTGCTGGTCCGTCAGGCCGAGAAGGCCGGCGCCCGGCTGTACGAGCGCTGCAACGTCAGCGGTCCGGTCCTGGACGAGCGCACCGGCCGGATCACCGGCGTCACCGCGAAGCTCGGCGAGGAGAAGCGGGCCGTCACCTTCCGTGCCCCGCTGGTCGTCGCGGCCGACGGCAACTCCACCCGGCTCTCCCTGGCGATGGGCCTGCACCGCCGCGAGGACCGCCCGATGGGCGTCGCGTACCGGACGTACTTCACCTCGCCGCGCCACGACGACGACTACCTGGAGTCCTGGCTGGAGCTGTGGGACACCCGGGGCGGCGGCAAGCAGCAGCTGCCCGGCTACGGCTGGGTGTTCGGCATGGGTGACGGCACGTCCAACGTCGGCCTCGGCATCCTCAACTCCTCGCCCGCCTTCGGCGAGCTGGACTGGCGCGAGGTGCTGAAGGCCTGGTGCGCGGGCATGCCCGCCGAGTGGGGCTACACGCCGGAGAACATGACCGACCCGATCCGCGGCGCCGCCCTGCCGATGGCCTTCAACCGCCAGCCGCACTACACCCGGGGCCTGCTGCTGGTCGGCGACGCCGGGGGCATGGTCAACCCGTTCAACGGCGAGGGCATCGCCTACGCGATGGAATCCGGCCAGATCGCGGCGGGGGTGGTCATCCAGGCCAACGCCCGGATCACCGACGCCGGCCGCGAGCGCGCCCTCCAGGGCTACCCGCGTGTCCTCAAGGACGTCTACGGCGGCTACTACACGCTCGGCCGGGCCTTCGTGAAGCTGATCGGCAACCCGAAGGTCATGCAGCTCGCCACCCAGCGCGGTCTGACCCACCCGATGCTGATGAAGTTCACCCTCAAGATGCTCGCCAACCTGACGGACCCGCAGGGCGGCGACGCGATGGACCGGATCATCAACGGGCTGGCGAAGGTCGCGCCCAACGCCTGA
- a CDS encoding ATP-binding protein — protein MDVLSTHTPGDWRPLMLMPLVRPSDDDVLNEFRLDFFPPALPQIVATMRHLLRDTLGAIGLDSDTACLLLSELLTNAIVHGAGPAVVLELRAGVLYIAVADSSSEPLAVRPGSTARTSGRGLFLVEQLADEWGVEKLGPYGKAVWARTAAVAAGVAVPGAAGGV, from the coding sequence ATGGATGTGCTGAGTACCCACACGCCAGGAGACTGGAGACCCCTCATGCTGATGCCCCTGGTGCGTCCGTCCGACGACGACGTGCTGAACGAATTCCGTCTCGACTTCTTCCCGCCGGCGCTGCCGCAGATCGTGGCGACGATGCGGCACCTGCTGCGGGACACCCTCGGGGCGATCGGCCTCGACTCGGACACGGCGTGCCTGCTGCTGTCCGAACTGCTCACCAATGCCATCGTGCACGGCGCTGGTCCGGCCGTGGTTCTCGAACTTCGCGCGGGTGTCCTCTATATCGCGGTCGCCGACTCGTCGTCGGAGCCGCTCGCGGTGCGGCCCGGCAGTACCGCGCGAACGTCCGGCCGGGGGCTGTTCCTCGTCGAGCAGCTCGCCGACGAATGGGGCGTCGAGAAGCTCGGGCCGTACGGAAAGGCGGTATGGGCGAGGACGGCCGCTGTGGCCGCCGGCGTGGCCGTCCCCGGCGCGGCGGGGGGTGTGTGA
- a CDS encoding IS30 family transposase translates to MGRVTTAPVGLAALDKQLHPRFLTLAEREQIRDLRASGHSLRAIGRTLDRPASTIKRELDANSGSEDYHPYAAHRAAAARRPRPKDRKLLREGRLRRFVRDGLRRRWSPEQICHALLREHPDDESMRVSVETIYQALYFQARGALKREVQAAVRSGRTRRKPRRDPERRTSRFIDPMVMISDRPADVEDRAVPGHWEGDLIIGAGGRSAIATLVERSTRYTMLVHLPGGAHDAETVRDGLVRTVQTLPAHLRGSLTWDQGSEMARHKQFSMATDMPVYFCDPASPWQRGSNENTNGLLRQYFPKGTDLSLHGPEDLEHVAQELNGRPRKTLGWDTPAERLRDLLTT, encoded by the coding sequence ATGGGCCGTGTGACCACAGCACCCGTGGGCCTGGCCGCCCTGGACAAGCAACTCCACCCGAGGTTCCTGACGCTGGCCGAGCGCGAACAGATCCGCGATCTGCGCGCGTCAGGCCACTCGTTGCGGGCGATCGGACGCACCCTGGACCGGCCGGCGAGCACGATCAAGCGGGAGCTCGACGCGAACTCCGGCAGCGAGGACTACCACCCCTACGCGGCCCACCGGGCGGCCGCCGCGCGCCGGCCCCGGCCCAAGGACCGCAAACTGCTGCGCGAGGGACGACTGCGCCGCTTCGTCCGGGACGGACTGCGCAGACGGTGGTCGCCCGAGCAGATCTGCCACGCTCTGCTGAGGGAGCATCCCGACGACGAGAGCATGCGGGTGAGCGTGGAGACGATCTACCAGGCGCTGTATTTCCAGGCCCGCGGCGCTCTGAAGCGGGAAGTGCAGGCGGCCGTCCGCTCCGGGCGGACCCGCCGCAAGCCACGCCGGGACCCTGAGCGGCGCACTTCCCGGTTCATCGACCCGATGGTGATGATCAGCGACCGCCCCGCCGACGTCGAGGACCGGGCCGTGCCCGGTCACTGGGAAGGCGACCTGATCATCGGTGCGGGCGGGCGCTCCGCGATCGCCACCCTGGTCGAGCGAAGCACGCGTTACACCATGCTGGTTCACCTGCCGGGCGGAGCCCATGACGCCGAGACCGTCCGCGACGGGCTCGTCCGCACCGTCCAGACCCTGCCCGCCCACCTGCGCGGTTCTCTCACCTGGGACCAGGGCAGCGAGATGGCACGCCACAAGCAGTTCAGCATGGCCACCGACATGCCCGTCTACTTCTGCGACCCGGCCTCGCCCTGGCAACGCGGCTCGAACGAGAACACCAACGGGCTGCTGCGGCAGTACTTCCCGAAAGGCACCGACCTGAGCCTGCACGGTCCCGAAGACCTCGAACACGTCGCCCAGGAGCTCAACGGCCGCCCACGCAAGACGCTCGGCTGGGATACCCCAGCCGAGCGCCTACGTGATCTACTCACCACCTGA
- a CDS encoding Lrp/AsnC family transcriptional regulator: protein MKTTDQELDRLDQALVQALMIDGRAAFSRIAQVLDVSDQTVIRRYRRLRTAGLLRVVGLPQGHRVGLFESSLRVQCTPDAAVAVADALARRPDIAWVSLNSGGTEIHCVTRARSRQDRDTLLLQQLPGIRRVTGVSAHSILRVYRGGPQRWRGLDVLSAEQVAALEYPVTGGSDGKVTLDEPELAMLAVLARDGRAGHPELARAAGLSESTVRRRLDHLRDSGAFYVDVEIDHLLLGFEIQALMLATVAPGDLAAVGAAVGGHPEVPFAAAVTGSANLLAVLICRDTDALYEYVTERIGALRAVQRLEVVPVIRTVKRAGMLTEGSRLVDPPPGG, encoded by the coding sequence ATGAAGACTACCGACCAGGAGCTCGATCGTCTGGACCAAGCACTGGTGCAGGCCCTGATGATCGACGGGCGGGCCGCGTTCAGCCGCATCGCCCAGGTCCTCGACGTCTCGGACCAGACGGTGATCCGCCGCTACCGGCGCCTTCGCACCGCGGGCCTGCTACGCGTCGTCGGTCTGCCGCAGGGCCACCGGGTCGGCCTGTTCGAGTCCTCGCTGCGGGTGCAGTGCACCCCGGACGCGGCGGTCGCGGTGGCGGACGCGCTGGCCCGGCGACCCGACATCGCCTGGGTGTCGCTCAACTCCGGCGGCACCGAGATCCACTGCGTCACCCGGGCCCGCAGCCGGCAGGACCGCGACACCCTGCTGCTCCAGCAGCTGCCCGGCATCCGACGGGTGACCGGTGTGTCCGCCCACAGCATCCTGCGGGTGTACCGGGGCGGCCCCCAGCGCTGGCGGGGGCTGGACGTGCTGAGCGCCGAGCAGGTCGCGGCGCTGGAGTACCCGGTGACGGGCGGCTCCGACGGGAAGGTGACCCTGGACGAGCCGGAGCTGGCGATGCTCGCGGTGCTGGCCCGGGACGGCCGGGCCGGCCACCCCGAACTCGCCCGCGCGGCCGGGCTCTCCGAGTCCACCGTCCGCCGCCGCCTGGACCACCTGCGGGACAGCGGTGCCTTCTACGTCGACGTCGAGATCGACCACCTGCTGCTCGGCTTCGAGATCCAGGCGCTGATGCTCGCCACCGTCGCGCCGGGCGATCTCGCGGCCGTGGGCGCCGCGGTCGGCGGCCACCCCGAGGTGCCGTTCGCGGCCGCCGTCACCGGCTCGGCCAACCTCCTCGCGGTGCTGATCTGCCGGGACACCGACGCCCTCTACGAGTACGTCACCGAGCGGATCGGCGCGCTGCGGGCGGTGCAGCGCCTGGAGGTGGTCCCGGTGATCCGCACGGTCAAGCGGGCCGGGATGCTCACCGAGGGCTCCCGGTTGGTGGATCCCCCGCCGGGTGGCTGA